In Vibrio hippocampi, a single genomic region encodes these proteins:
- the purR gene encoding HTH-type transcriptional repressor PurR: MATIKDVARLAGVSTTTVSHVINKTRFVAETTQEKVMAAVDELNYAPSAVARSLKCNTTKTIGMLVTQSTNLFFSEVIDGVESYCYRQGYTLILCNTGGVYEKQRDYIRMLAEKRVDGILVMCSDLTEELLEMLDRHADIPKVIMDWGPESSQADKIIDNSEEGGYLATKFLIGKGHTDIACLSGHLEKAVCQERIDGYKRAMTEAGIEMKADRILEGNFECDTAVIAANRIAAMEDRPTAVFCFNDTMALGLMSRLQQLGVKVPEDISVIGYDNIELAEYFSPPLTTVHQPKRRVGKNAFEILLERIKDKGHDKRIFEMHPEIIERDSVLDLNR, translated from the coding sequence ATGGCAACGATAAAAGATGTAGCTCGTCTCGCTGGCGTTTCAACGACCACCGTTTCTCACGTCATTAACAAAACTCGCTTCGTGGCAGAAACGACACAAGAAAAAGTCATGGCCGCGGTTGACGAGCTTAACTACGCACCAAGTGCCGTGGCTCGCAGTTTAAAGTGTAACACGACCAAAACCATAGGCATGTTGGTGACCCAATCAACCAACCTATTCTTTTCGGAAGTGATCGACGGTGTAGAAAGTTACTGTTATCGCCAAGGCTATACCCTAATTCTGTGTAACACAGGTGGTGTATATGAGAAGCAGCGCGATTATATTCGCATGCTGGCGGAAAAACGTGTCGATGGTATTTTGGTGATGTGCTCCGACCTCACGGAAGAGTTGTTAGAAATGCTTGATCGCCATGCCGATATACCAAAAGTTATCATGGACTGGGGCCCAGAAAGCTCACAAGCGGATAAAATCATTGATAACTCAGAAGAAGGTGGCTATCTAGCCACTAAATTCCTGATTGGTAAAGGTCATACCGATATCGCTTGTTTAAGTGGTCATCTGGAAAAAGCCGTCTGCCAAGAGCGTATTGATGGTTATAAGCGAGCCATGACCGAAGCGGGCATCGAAATGAAAGCTGACCGAATCCTTGAGGGTAATTTCGAGTGTGATACCGCAGTCATTGCAGCAAACCGAATCGCGGCGATGGAAGATCGTCCAACGGCTGTGTTCTGTTTTAATGACACAATGGCACTTGGCTTAATGAGTCGCCTTCAGCAACTTGGTGTCAAAGTCCCTGAAGATATCTCTGTGATTGGCTACGATAACATTGAACTTGCGGAATACTTCTCTCCACCGCTAACGACGGTTCACCAACCGAAGCGACGCGTGGGTAAAAACGCCTTTGAAATTTTGCTTGAGCGTATCAAAGATAAAGGTCATGACAAGCGTATTTTCGAGATGCATCCAGAAATCATTGAGCGTGATTCCGTATTGGATCTCAACAGATAA
- the mukF gene encoding chromosome partition protein MukF produces the protein MSENTLRVVDQPIDELVGWVKQHDFALNLSTERLAFLISIAVLSNERFDEELGEGELHDAFKIVTQQFETTGEATGFRANNAVNELVKQKLLSRFTSDINEGASIYRLTPLAMGITDYYVRHREFSKLRLSIQLSMVADEMAKAAQAATDGGTPEHWRKNVFAVLKYSVGEIFDQIDLNQRVMDEHQQSVKQQIAELLNKDWREAINNCESLLSETSANLRELQDTLQAAGDELQTQLLDIQELVYNNDELEFVSEALFGLQMKLDRITSWGQQAIDLWIGYDRHVHKFIRTAIDMDQNRAFSQRLRQSVTEYFDAPWYLTYADAEKLTDLRDEALVLRDDEVIGAAPLDVEYEELTQVNDELRQRISDMLTLHKRNGTPIDLGSVLRDYLATHPQARHFDLARMVVDQAVRLGYSQSDYSAIQPDWQSINDFGAKVQANVIDKY, from the coding sequence ATGAGTGAAAACACTCTAAGGGTTGTTGACCAACCGATCGATGAACTCGTCGGTTGGGTGAAACAGCACGACTTTGCATTAAATCTTTCCACCGAACGACTGGCATTTCTGATTTCAATCGCCGTCTTAAGTAATGAAAGATTTGATGAAGAGTTGGGGGAGGGCGAACTGCATGATGCATTCAAAATCGTCACCCAGCAATTTGAAACAACGGGTGAAGCCACAGGATTTCGCGCTAATAACGCCGTTAATGAATTAGTAAAACAGAAGCTGTTGAGCCGATTTACCAGTGATATCAATGAGGGTGCGAGCATCTATCGTTTGACCCCATTGGCGATGGGTATCACAGACTATTACGTCCGTCACCGAGAGTTTTCTAAGCTGCGCCTTTCGATTCAACTGTCAATGGTGGCAGATGAAATGGCAAAGGCAGCTCAAGCCGCCACTGATGGCGGCACCCCCGAGCATTGGCGTAAAAATGTGTTTGCGGTACTGAAATACTCTGTTGGGGAGATCTTTGATCAGATTGACCTTAACCAGAGGGTAATGGATGAACATCAGCAATCCGTTAAACAACAGATTGCTGAGCTGCTCAATAAAGACTGGCGTGAGGCGATCAATAACTGTGAGTCCTTACTGTCAGAAACCTCAGCCAACCTCCGAGAGCTACAAGACACTTTGCAAGCCGCGGGGGATGAGTTGCAGACCCAGTTATTGGATATTCAAGAGCTCGTTTACAACAACGATGAGTTGGAGTTTGTCAGTGAAGCACTGTTTGGCTTACAGATGAAACTTGACCGCATCACCAGTTGGGGTCAACAAGCTATTGATTTATGGATTGGCTATGACCGACATGTCCATAAATTTATCCGAACTGCCATTGATATGGACCAAAACCGCGCCTTCAGTCAACGACTAAGACAGTCGGTGACTGAGTATTTTGACGCGCCTTGGTATCTGACGTATGCCGACGCCGAAAAACTGACCGATCTTCGTGATGAAGCATTAGTGCTACGTGATGATGAGGTGATTGGTGCTGCACCACTTGATGTGGAATATGAAGAATTAACACAAGTAAATGACGAACTGCGCCAGCGAATTAGCGATATGTTGACCTTGCATAAACGCAATGGAACACCCATCGATCTTGGCAGTGTGTTGAGAGACTACCTAGCGACTCATCCACAAGCCCGTCATTTTGATTTAGCGAGAATGGTTGTTGACCAAGCAGTAAGACTCGGCTATTCGCAGTCAGATTATTCTGCGATTCAGCCCGATTGGCAAAGCATCAACGATTTTGGCGCAAAGGTACAAGCAAATGTCATTGACAAATATTGA
- the torD gene encoding molecular chaperone TorD, with the protein MQEVKAFNEQRAEIYWWLSSLFTKELTESELEQYQSPEIRAFLSGLGENEALKQPIDKLVDALNRLQVRHDAQLELSADFCELFLKSDKHGALPYASIYLDKSGLLNGEPALQMQQLLTKHNIAVTKDLNEPADHLAIELDYLGNLIIRSNELEAEKHLNEAFSEQADFIEQHLLTWIEQFSQACEKHDEFGFYSACSALLVAFCQLDLTYLRP; encoded by the coding sequence GTGCAAGAAGTAAAAGCCTTTAATGAACAACGCGCAGAAATCTACTGGTGGTTATCAAGTTTATTCACCAAAGAGTTAACAGAAAGTGAACTAGAGCAATATCAATCGCCAGAGATCCGCGCTTTCTTGTCTGGGTTAGGTGAAAACGAAGCGCTAAAACAACCTATCGACAAATTGGTGGACGCACTGAACCGTCTGCAGGTTCGCCACGATGCTCAACTCGAACTATCCGCCGACTTCTGCGAGCTTTTCTTGAAAAGTGATAAACATGGCGCACTGCCATACGCTTCAATTTATCTTGATAAATCCGGTCTTCTTAATGGCGAACCCGCTTTACAAATGCAGCAATTATTAACCAAGCACAATATTGCCGTCACGAAAGATCTCAATGAACCCGCGGATCACCTCGCCATTGAATTAGATTATCTTGGCAACCTCATTATTCGCAGCAACGAACTTGAGGCTGAAAAACATCTTAACGAAGCGTTCTCAGAGCAAGCTGACTTTATTGAGCAGCACCTACTCACTTGGATCGAACAATTCAGTCAAGCGTGTGAAAAACACGATGAGTTTGGATTTTATTCAGCCTGTAGTGCTCTATTAGTCGCATTTTGCCAATTAGACCTGACTTATCTGCGTCCTTAG
- a CDS encoding TfoX/Sxy family DNA transformation protein: MDKPILTNSMKLFSEIGVVKSRSMFGGFGIFIDDTMFALVVNDRIHIRADKSTATKFQQLAYHPYVYQKRGFPVVTNYFALPDAYWQTPEKIIEYAKEALQVAKQAKIAQQKPTSIRLKDLPNLRLTTERMLKKAGIDSVSELQQQGSVEAFKAIQRTHKGNVSIELLWALEGAIEGKHWSVIPQDKRQQLAELI, translated from the coding sequence ATGGATAAACCTATCTTAACAAATTCGATGAAGCTGTTTTCCGAAATCGGCGTGGTCAAATCACGCTCAATGTTCGGTGGCTTCGGAATATTTATTGACGACACGATGTTTGCACTCGTCGTCAATGATCGCATTCATATTCGTGCAGACAAATCAACGGCAACCAAATTTCAGCAACTGGCATACCATCCTTACGTTTACCAAAAACGTGGGTTTCCTGTGGTCACCAACTATTTCGCGCTACCTGACGCTTATTGGCAAACCCCAGAAAAGATCATTGAGTACGCAAAAGAAGCATTACAGGTGGCTAAGCAGGCCAAGATTGCCCAACAAAAACCAACCTCGATTCGACTTAAAGATCTTCCGAACTTGCGACTCACAACCGAACGCATGCTAAAGAAAGCGGGCATTGATTCGGTGTCTGAATTGCAACAACAAGGCTCCGTAGAAGCTTTTAAAGCTATCCAACGCACACATAAAGGCAACGTGAGTATCGAATTGCTATGGGCGCTTGAAGGCGCAATTGAGGGCAAACACTGGTCGGTGATTCCCCAAGACAAGCGTCAGCAGCTTGCTGAGTTAATTTAA
- the cmoM gene encoding tRNA uridine 5-oxyacetic acid(34) methyltransferase CmoM — protein MQDRNFDDIAHKFAKNIYGSEKGEIRQTIVWEDITAALTVLDDTNTRLKVLDAGGGLGQVSQKIAGRGHDVTLCDLSGEMLKLAKASVEKSGLLEHYRWLNCPVQELEQHLDHQVDMALFHAVMEWLADPRLALETVLAQVKPGGVASVMFYNHHGLVFKNAICGNIPHVLEGMPHRKRFKLQPQKGLVPEDVYKWIEESGFTIQGKSGIRSFSDYIGNRQYMGDYSAEDVLKLEQMLCRQEPYLSMGRYIHVWAVKR, from the coding sequence ATGCAAGACCGTAATTTCGACGATATTGCCCACAAATTTGCCAAAAATATCTATGGCTCAGAGAAGGGTGAGATCCGCCAAACCATTGTTTGGGAAGATATCACAGCGGCACTGACCGTGCTAGATGATACCAACACACGACTAAAAGTGTTAGATGCAGGTGGTGGATTGGGGCAGGTATCCCAAAAAATTGCAGGCCGAGGACACGATGTTACATTGTGTGATCTGTCTGGTGAAATGTTGAAGCTAGCTAAGGCATCGGTTGAAAAAAGCGGGCTACTTGAGCATTATCGCTGGCTTAATTGCCCGGTCCAAGAGTTAGAGCAGCATCTTGATCATCAGGTAGACATGGCACTGTTTCATGCGGTAATGGAGTGGCTCGCAGATCCGCGACTCGCACTAGAAACGGTATTAGCCCAGGTGAAACCCGGTGGCGTTGCGTCAGTGATGTTTTATAACCATCATGGGTTAGTTTTTAAAAATGCTATTTGTGGCAACATTCCTCACGTATTAGAAGGCATGCCACACCGCAAGAGATTTAAGCTCCAGCCACAAAAAGGACTGGTTCCAGAAGATGTCTACAAATGGATTGAGGAGAGCGGTTTTACCATTCAAGGTAAATCCGGGATTCGTTCATTTAGCGATTACATTGGCAATAGACAATACATGGGCGATTACAGCGCAGAGGATGTTCTAAAACTGGAACAGATGTTGTGTCGACAAGAGCCGTACTTGTCCATGGGTCGATACATTCATGTATGGGCAGTAAAGCGATAG
- the mukE gene encoding chromosome partition protein MukE: MSLTNIDEYMSENLAKAITNPLFPGLDSALRSGRHISTEDMDNHAFLSDFEVELAGFYQRYNSELVKAPEGFFYLRPRSTSLIARSVLSELDMLVGKVLCFLYLSPERLAHEGIFTNQELFEEILSLADEKKLMRLVTHRATGSDLDKEKLFEKVRTSLRRLRRLGMTISIGDSGKFRISEAVFRFGADVRIGDDIKEAQLRLIRDGEAVTHAQAPTQRSLILDDEAVSPQEEQQQDQAENDA, from the coding sequence ATGTCATTGACAAATATTGATGAATACATGTCAGAGAATCTGGCAAAAGCAATAACAAACCCACTGTTTCCCGGGTTAGACAGCGCATTGCGTTCTGGTCGTCATATCTCGACAGAAGATATGGATAATCACGCCTTTCTGAGCGATTTCGAGGTAGAACTTGCTGGTTTTTATCAGCGATACAATAGCGAATTGGTCAAAGCGCCAGAGGGTTTTTTCTATTTACGCCCACGTTCGACTTCTTTGATTGCGCGTAGCGTTCTCTCAGAACTCGACATGTTGGTGGGTAAAGTACTCTGTTTTCTCTACCTCAGCCCTGAGCGTTTAGCTCACGAAGGTATCTTTACCAATCAAGAACTTTTCGAAGAAATCTTGTCATTGGCTGACGAAAAAAAATTGATGCGCTTAGTGACTCATCGAGCCACAGGTTCCGATCTCGATAAAGAAAAACTGTTTGAAAAAGTCCGTACCTCATTACGTCGCTTGCGTCGCCTTGGTATGACCATTTCCATCGGCGACAGTGGCAAGTTTCGTATCAGTGAAGCGGTGTTTCGCTTTGGTGCCGATGTCCGTATCGGCGATGATATCAAAGAAGCACAACTACGCTTGATCCGTGATGGTGAAGCCGTCACACACGCGCAAGCCCCAACGCAAAGAAGTTTGATTCTCGATGACGAAGCAGTGTCACCGCAAGAAGAGCAACAACAAGACCAAGCGGAGAATGACGCATGA
- the elyC gene encoding envelope biogenesis factor ElyC — protein MFELKKIVSAFLMPLPALLIIGFLGLALIMFTSRRKFGCLVVLLSLTGILLISIQPISNRLLLPLERQYSAFLPVNEPIDYVMVLGHAHVVDSSIPPTSELSPTALTRLAEGIRILRMYPNAKLILSGYGRHSETSHARMMAKVALALGVSKPNIVLLETAKDTWEEARLATAYVQDSNLVLVTSASHMPRAMNEFTQAGLKPYPAPTNYIASKHLLNGWERYLPDSQYLAQTELYWHETLGSHWRELQDWAVDVSNLEFAEPEEPELNAVEVGSEDELETLEVNETETNEIEEVEIELNSDSSQP, from the coding sequence ATGTTTGAACTGAAAAAAATTGTCTCAGCCTTTTTGATGCCGTTACCGGCTCTTTTGATTATTGGCTTTTTGGGTCTCGCCCTAATTATGTTTACGTCTCGACGTAAATTTGGCTGTTTGGTGGTTCTACTCTCACTGACCGGCATCCTGCTTATCAGTATTCAACCTATTTCTAACCGTTTGCTGTTACCGTTAGAACGCCAATACTCAGCATTTTTACCGGTAAATGAGCCCATCGATTATGTGATGGTGCTCGGTCACGCTCATGTTGTGGATAGTTCTATCCCTCCAACGTCAGAACTGAGTCCAACGGCGTTAACCCGATTAGCTGAAGGCATCCGTATATTAAGAATGTACCCTAATGCCAAACTGATTTTATCCGGCTACGGTCGTCATAGCGAAACTAGTCATGCTCGAATGATGGCTAAGGTTGCTCTAGCTCTGGGGGTTTCCAAACCTAACATTGTGCTTTTGGAAACAGCAAAAGATACCTGGGAAGAGGCGCGTTTGGCGACGGCTTATGTTCAAGACAGCAATTTAGTCTTGGTCACATCCGCGAGCCACATGCCTCGCGCTATGAATGAATTTACACAAGCAGGGCTTAAACCCTATCCAGCTCCAACCAACTACATCGCGTCCAAGCATCTTCTCAACGGTTGGGAGCGCTATTTGCCTGACTCTCAATATCTTGCTCAAACCGAACTATATTGGCACGAAACTCTGGGGTCACACTGGCGTGAACTGCAAGACTGGGCTGTCGATGTCAGTAACCTTGAGTTCGCCGAACCTGAAGAACCCGAGCTAAATGCAGTGGAAGTAGGAAGCGAAGATGAATTAGAAACGCTCGAAGTGAACGAAACCGAGACAAACGAGATTGAGGAAGTAGAAATTGAGCTAAACAGCGATTCAAGCCAACCTTAA
- the torR gene encoding two-component system response regulator TorR produces the protein MKYHVLVVEDDVVTRSKLVGYFEHEGYLVSEAENGEQMRQVLSESSVDLVMLDINLPGEDGLTLTRELRSQSDIGIVLVTGRTDSIDRIVGLEMGADDYVTKPFEYRELLVRVKNLLWRIALARKTPVDKGSDKQESKLHFGDWIFDKQRRSLTNGGEPVKLTKAEYELLVALSSYPNQVLSRERILNMISHRVDAPNDRTIDVLIRRMRAKMELDPKNPQIFITVHGEGYMFAD, from the coding sequence ATGAAATATCATGTTTTGGTCGTCGAAGATGATGTCGTGACAAGAAGCAAACTCGTGGGTTACTTTGAACACGAAGGCTATCTCGTCAGTGAAGCTGAAAACGGTGAGCAGATGAGACAAGTGCTGTCTGAATCGAGTGTCGATCTGGTGATGCTAGATATCAATCTGCCGGGCGAGGATGGTTTAACCCTTACCCGTGAATTAAGAAGCCAATCAGACATCGGTATTGTGCTGGTGACTGGGCGCACCGACAGCATCGATCGTATCGTTGGTCTCGAAATGGGCGCTGACGACTATGTGACGAAACCGTTTGAATATCGTGAGTTACTGGTCAGAGTGAAGAATTTACTTTGGCGTATTGCTCTGGCGCGAAAAACGCCGGTGGACAAAGGTAGTGATAAGCAAGAAAGTAAACTGCATTTTGGTGATTGGATATTTGATAAACAGCGCCGCTCACTGACGAATGGTGGGGAACCAGTAAAACTCACCAAGGCAGAATATGAATTGCTTGTGGCGTTATCTTCTTATCCTAATCAGGTGCTCAGCCGAGAGCGCATACTTAATATGATCAGTCATCGAGTAGATGCACCCAATGACCGTACTATTGACGTATTGATCCGCCGCATGCGCGCTAAAATGGAGCTAGACCCGAAAAACCCGCAGATATTTATTACCGTACACGGTGAAGGGTATATGTTCGCCGACTAA